A section of the Pan paniscus chromosome 11, NHGRI_mPanPan1-v2.0_pri, whole genome shotgun sequence genome encodes:
- the TOPORS gene encoding E3 ubiquitin-protein ligase Topors, protein MGSQPPLGSPLSREEGEAPPPAPASEGRRRSRRVRLRGSCRHRPSFLGCRELAASAPARPAPASSEIMASAAKEFKMDNFSPKAGTSKLQQTVPADASPDSKCPICLDRFDNVSYLDRCLHKFCFRCVQEWSKNKAECPLCKQPFDSIFHSVRAEDDFKEYVLRPSYNGSFVTPDRRFRYRTTMTRERNASVYSPSGPVNRRTTTPPDSGVLFEGLGISTRPRDVEIPQFMRQIAVRRPTTADERSLRKIQEQDIINFRRTLYRAGARVRNIEDGGRYRDISAEFFRRNPACLHRLVPWLKRELTVLFGAHGSLVNIVQHIIMSNVTRYDLESQAFVSDLRPFLLNRTEHFIHEFISFARSPFNMAAFDQHANYDCPAPSYEEGSHSDSSVITISPDEAETQELDINVATVSQAPWDDETPGPSYSSSEQVHVTMSSLLNTSDSSDEELVTGGTTSQIQGVQTNDDLNNDSDDSSDNCVIVGFVKPLAERTPELVELSSDSEDLGSYEKMETVKTQEQEQSYSSGDSDVSRCSSPHSVLGKDEQINKGHCDSSTRIKSKREEKRSTSLSSPRNLNSSVRGDRVYSPYNHRHRKRGRSRSSDSRSQSRSGHDQKNHRKHHGKKRMKSKRSRSRESSRPRGRRDKKRSRTRDSSWSRRSQTLSLSSESTSRSRSRSSDHGKRRSRSRNRDRYYLRNNYGSRYKWEYTYYSRNKDRDGYESSYRRRTLSRAHYSRQSSSPEFRVQSFSERTNARKKNNHSERKYYYYERHRSRSLSSNRSRTASTGTDRVRNEKPGGKRKYKTRHLEGTNEVAQPSREFASKAKDSHYQKSSSKLDGNYKNESDTFSDSRSSDRETKHKRRKRKTRSLSVEIVYEGKATDTTKHHKKKKKKHKKKHKKHHGDNASRSPVVITIDSDSDKDSEVKEDTECDNSGPQDPLQNEFLAPSLEPFETKDVVTIEAEFGVLDKECDIATLTNNLNNANKTVDNIPPLAASVEQTLDVREESTFVSELENQPSNIVSIQTEPSRQLPSPRTSLMSVCLGRDCDMS, encoded by the coding sequence ATAATGGCATCAGCTGCTAAGGAATTTAAAATGGACAACTTTTCACCTAAAGCTGGCACTAGCAAATTGCAACAGACAGTACCAGCTGATGCATCTCCTGATTCTAAGTGTCCTATATGCTTGGATAGATTTGATAATGTGTCTTACTTAGATCGCTGCTTACATAAGTTCTGTTTTCGCTGTGTACAGGAGTGGTCAAAAAACAAAGCTGAATGCCCACTATGTAAACAGCCCTTTGATTCTATTTTCCATTCTGTGAGGGCAGAAGATGACTTCAAGGAGTATGTCCTAAGGCCTTCGTATAATGGTTCTTTTGTCACCCCTGATCGACGATTTCGCTACCGTACAACTATGACAAGGGAAcgaaatgcttctgtttattcaCCTAGTGGTCCTGTGAACAGAAGAACAACAACTCCACCAGATAGTGGAGTACTGTTTGAAGGATTAGGCATTTCAACAAGACCTAGAGATGTTGAAATTCCTCAATTTATGAGACAGATTGCAGTAAGGAGGCCAACTACGGCAGATGAAAGATCTTTGCGGAAAATTCAAGAACAagatattattaattttagacGAACTCTTTATCGTGCTGGTGCTCGAGTTAGAAATATTGAAGATGGTGGCCGCTACAGGGATATTTCAGCTGAATTTTTCCGTAGAAATCCAGCTTGCCTTCACAGATTAGTTCCCTGGTTAAAACGTGAACTTACAGTTCTTTTTGGAGCTCATGGATCTTTAGTGAATATTGTCCAGCATATTATCATGAGTAATGTTACTCGCTATGACTTGGAGAGTCAGGCATTTGTGTCTGATTTAAGACCATTTTTACTTAATCGAACTGAGCATTTTATACATGAATTTATCAGTTTTGCCCGATCTCCTTTTAACATGGCAGCCTTTGACCAGCATGCCAATTATGATTGCCCTGCTCCTTCATACGAAGAAGGCAGCCATTCTGATTCTTCAGTCATAACAATATCTCCAGATGAGGCTGAGACCCAAGAGCTGGATATTAATGTAGCCACTGTTAGTCAGGCACCATGGGATGATGAAACTCCAGGACCATCTTACTCAAGCTCAGAGCAGGTACACGTTACTATGTCTTCTCTTTTAAATACTTCTGACAGTTCAGATGAAGAACTTGTCACAGGAGGAACCACATCTCAGATACAAGGAGTACAAACCAATGACGACCTAAATAATGACAGTGATGATTCTTCAGATAATTGTGTCATTGTTGGGTTTGTTAAACCACTAGCTGAGAGGACCCCAGAACTTGTTGAACTGTCCTCTGATTCTGAGGACTTAGGTTCTTATGAGAAAATGGAGACAGTGAAGACACAAGAACAGGAGCAATCTTACAGTTCTGGTGATAGCGATGTTAGCAGATGCTCATCTCCACACTCTGTCCTTGGAAaggatgaacaaataaataaaggtcaTTGTGATTCTAGTACAAGAATCAAATCAAAGAGGGAAGAGAAACGATCTACATCATTGTCATCTCCCAGAAACCTGAACTCATCTGTAAGAGGAGACAGAGTATATTCTCCATATAACCATAGACACAGAAAGAGGGGAAGATCAAGAAGTTCAGATTCACGTTCTCAGAGTAGAAGTGGGCATGATCAGAAGAATCATAGAAAGCATCAtgggaagaaaagaatgaaaagtaaacGATCCAGAAGCAGGGAAAGTAGCAGACCTAGAGGGAGAAGAGACAAAAAGAGATCAAGAACTAGAGATAGCAGTTGGTCCAGAAGaagccaaactctgtctctaagTAGTGAAAGCACAAGCAGATCAAGGTCTCGTAGCAGTGATCATGGTAAAAGAAGATCACGGAGCAGAAATAGAGATcgttattatttaagaaataattatggAAGCAGATACAAATGGGAGTATACTTATTACAGTAGAAACAAGGACAGGGATGGGTACGAATCATCTTACAGGAGGAGGACTCTGTCCAGAGCTCATTATTCTAGACAGTCTTCAAGTCCAGAATTTAGAGTTCAGTCCTTTTCTGAAAGAACAAatgctaggaaaaaaaataatcacaGTGAGAGGAAGTATTACTACTATGAAAGGCACAGATCAAGGAGCCTGTCTAGTAACAGATCAAGGACTGCATCTACCGGGACTGACCGGGTGAGAAATGAAAAGCCTGGAGGGAAACGAAAATACAAAACACGGCATTTGGAGGGTACTAACGAAGTGGCTCAGCCGTCTCGTGAATTTGCTTCTAAAGCAAAGGACAGTCATTACCAAAAATCTTCATCAAAATTGGATGGAAACTACAAAAATGAGAGTGATACCTTTTCAGACAGCCGATCATCAGACAGAGAGACAAAacacaaaaggagaaaaaggaagaccCGGAGCCTAAGTGTAGAGATAGTTTATGAAGGAAAAGCTACTGATACAACTAAacaccataaaaagaaaaagaagaaacataagaAGAAGCATAAGAAACACCATGGAGATAATGCTTCACGTTCCCCAGTTGTAATTACCATTGACAGTGACAGTGATAAGGATTCTGAAGTAAAGGAGGATACAGAATGTGACAATAGTGGTCCTCAAGACCCTCTACAAAATGAGTTTTTGGCTCCTTCCTTGGAACCATTTGAAACTAAAGATGTAGTTACAATAGAAGCTGAATTTGGTGTGCTGGACAAGGAATGTGATATTGCCACACTTACTAACAACTTGAATAATGCCAACAAAACTGTAGATAATATTCCACCTCTGGCAGCTTCAGTTGAACAAACTCTCGATGTAAGAGAAGAGAGCACCTTTGTTTCTGAGTTGGAGAACCAGCCCAGTAACATTGTGTCTATTCAAACTGAGCCATCAAGGCAGTTGCCATCGCCACGGACATCATTAATGTCAGTATGTCTTGGTAGAGACTGTGATATGTCTTAA